Within the Sulfitobacter sp. JL08 genome, the region CTAGGGACACAGCTACTGCCCGACCGAAGGCACGTTCGTGTGCAACCGCTAATAATTTGATCTGTTCCATGGGCGAAAGCCATCCCGCAGGCCCCCAGGCGGCATCATCGTCAAGCAGGTCACTCATGCGTCGCACGGCGACTTCACCACCTGCCCGAAGGGCTTCCCGAACCTCTGGTGACATGACGGGGCGACCTCGCGGGTTGCCCGATTGGCCTTTCTTGAACCGCATGACGATCTCCTGTTACGACCCTGTTAGCAATCCTACGTGCGCGAGGGCGTGGTCTGTGCGTCTATATTGTTCCGCCCCCGCCAATGTAAGCGGCGGAGGGGCGCGTTTCTAGTTTTTTCTTATGTATTACATATAGTTAGCGAAATATAGCGCGGCGTCTGAAGGGGCGAACTAGCTTAAAGGGGCAAAATTTTGGCGAAAGGCACGGGTGTCACGCCGACGCTGGGTTTGGCTGGTCATTGCACACCCCCAAACCGCTGATTTGTCCTCATGCGAGGACAAAACGCCCGTGTAAATGCAGAAAATACGGAAAATGAGGGTGTTTTGGGGGTGAAGTACCATAACACGTGACGCGCAGAGCGTCTTATGTCGTAGCCGTTGGAAGACGAAGACGTTATGTGTCTACCCTTCGCGTAGAATACTATATCAAGTATTTTCTTAATTTTCTGCATTTTCC harbors:
- a CDS encoding DUF5681 domain-containing protein, coding for MRFKKGQSGNPRGRPVMSPEVREALRAGGEVAVRRMSDLLDDDAAWGPAGWLSPMEQIKLLAVAHERAFGRAVAVSLDQQVVVAVPRGDGRGEGSDQLRQLAALVPKH